GCGCGGTCAGGCCGCGGTGTGCCTCGCCCACCGGCACGTCGTAGTCGCCCGGGTCGGACGCCCGCCAGCGCAACGCGTACGCCACATCCGAGTTGTCCCGGCCGACCTCACCGTCGGTGCGCAGCACCGTCGTCGTCGACGGCGTACGCAGATGCGCCACGTCATGCTCGCGGTAGCAGAATCCGTGCGGCAGCCAGCCCCGTACGTACCCGGCGAGCTGCCGGGCAGAGAGCACCTTCATCATCCGGGTGCCCCGCCGGACCACGGCCGACGCGCGTGCCGCCGTCAGCGTCGGATCCCCCGCCGCAGCCGGCTGTTGGCTGAGTTGGTGCAGGTACGCCCAACCCCGCTCGCGGTGCGCCGGCATCATCAGCGGCGTCTCCGGCTCGTCGGCCGGCTCCGGCGCCCCGTGCACCGCGGTCACCTCGGTGACGTGCACGAAGCGCCGCCACGGCAGGGCGGTGCCCGGTCGGGGTGCCCACTCGAATCCGGCCACCTCGTCGGCGCTGAACAGCTCGTACGCGGCGCCTCGGGCAATCTCCTCGGCCGGGTAGACGCCGCCTCCGAACGCCACGTGCAGCCCGGTCCGTTCGCCGGCGGCGTCGCCGACCTGGGGGGTGACGCTCATGCCGTCACCTCCCTCTGCTCGGTGAGATGGGGACCGTCTCGCTGCTGCGTCGGCCCGGTGGCGCGCACTGGGGACGGTAGAGTCGCGCGACGTAGCCGGGGTGAACGTCGGGTGGCGGGCAGATGGACAGGCCCGGTGTGTGATGCTGTCGCTGATGAGCGAGCCGACTGAATCCCGTCGAGAGCGTGCCGCCCGGCGGGCCGGAGAGTTTCCGCCCGCCCCCGAGCCGCTGCCCCGGCCGGTGCTGGACAGCCACACCCACCTGGACATCACGGTCAGCGAGGCCGGTGTGCCCGGCGGGCCGACCGATGACCCGGTTGCCGTGGCGATCACGTTGGCCACCAAGGTCGGCGTGGACCGCCTGGTCCAGGTGGGGGTGGACGTCGCCTCCTCCCAGTGGGGCGCGGACATCGCCGACCGGTACCCCGCGGTGCTGGCCACCGTGGCGCTGCACCCGAACGAGGCGCCCCGGCTGGACGACCTCGACGAGGCGCTGCGGGAGATCGAGTCACTCGCCGCCCGCGACCGGGTCCGGGGGATCGGCGAGACCGGGATGGACTTCTTCCGGACCGGCGACGAGGGGCGTGCCGCGCAGGAGGAGAGTTTCCGTTCCCACATCGCCATCGCGAAGCGGTACGGCAAGACGCTGGTCATCCACGACCGGGACGCGCACTCCGACGTGCTGCGGGTCCTCGACGACGAGGGCGCTCCCGAGCGGGTGGTGCTGCACTGCTTCTCCGGTGACGCGGACTTCGCCCGCGAGTGCGTCCGCCGTGGCTACCTGCTCAGCTTCGCCGGCACCGTCACCTTTGGCAGCGCCACCGCGTTGCGCGAGGCCGCCGCGCTCACCCCGATGGACCAGATCCTGGTGGAGACCGACGCCCCGTACCTCACTCCGACGCCGCATCGTGGCCGGCCGAACGCCTCGTACCTGATTCCGGTCACCGTCCGCGCGCTGGCCGCGACCACCGGCAGCGACCTGGACGAGCTGTGCGCGGCCATCTCGGCCAACGGCGACCGGGCCTTCGGCCCGTGGTGAGCCCGGCTCGACGGTCGGCCCCGACGTCGCCGTTACGCTGCCAGGCATGACCGGTCTCCTCGGCCCGGCGGAGATCCGGGAACTCGCCGCCCGGCTGGGCGTCGCGCCCACCAAGAAGCTGGGCCAGAACTTCGTGCACGACCCGAACACCGTGCGCCGGATCGTCAACGCCGCCGGCCTGACCCCCGACGACGTGGCCCTGGAGGTCGGGCCGGGGCTCGGCTCGCTGACCCTGGGGCTGCTGCCCGTCGCCGGGCACGTCCACGCCGTGGAGATCGACCCGGTGCTCGCCGGGGCACTGCCGGAGACCGCCGCGCGGCACGCCGGGGCCGACGCCGGTCGGCTCACCGTGCACCGCGCCGACGCGCTGCGCATCGACGCCGCCGAGCTGGCGGACCCGCCGCCGACCGCGCTGGTGGCGAACCTGCCCTACAACGTGGCCGTGCCCGTGGTGCTGCACCTGCTCGCCGTGCTGCCCACCCTGCGGCACGGCCTGGTGATGGTGCAGAAGGAGGTCGCCGACCGGCTCGTCGCCGGTCCCGGCTCGAAGGTGTACGGCATCCCGTCGGTCAAGCTCGCCTGGTACGCCCAGGCCCGGGGCGCCGGTCGGGTGCCCCCGAACGTGTTCTGGCCGGTCCCCAACGTCGACTCCGGCCTGGTCGCCTTCACCTGTCGTGAACCACCCCGAGCCGACGTACCCCGGGAAGAGGTCTTCGCGGTGGTCGACGCGGCGTTCGCGCAGCGGCGCAAGACGTTGCGGGCCGCGTTGGCCGGCTGGGCCGGCGGCCCGGACCGGGCCGCCGCCGCCCTCACCGCGGCCGGCGTCGACCCCGGTGCCCGGGGGGAGGCACTGACCGTCGAGCAGTTCACCGCCATCGCCGCGTCGGCTCCGGTCGGTACGCGGGCCGCGAAGTAGGCTGACGCCGTGCCTGAGGAGATGATCTTGACCGAGCCGTTCGACATTCGTCTGCGCGTACGGGAGATCACCCCGTGACCGAGGCCTGGCGACCGGACGGCGAGGACGAGCGACGCGGGGCCATCGGTCCGGTGAAGGTCCGGGTGCCCGCGAAGGTCAATCTGCACCTCGGGGTGGGCCCGCTGCGCCGTGACGGCTACCACGAGCTGAACACGGTCTACCACGCCATCTCGATCTACGACGAGCTGACGGCCCGCCGGGGCGACACTCTCGCCCTGACCATGGAGGGCGAGGGCACTGGCGAGCTGGCGTTGGACGACACCAACCTGGTGATCCGTGCCGCGCACGCCCTCGCCGGGTACGCGGGCGTGCTGCCACACGCCCGACTGCACCTGCGAAAGCAGATCCCCCTCGCCGGTGGGCTGGCCGGCGGTAGCGCCGACGCGGCCGCCACGCTGGTGGCCTGCGACGCGCTCTGGGGCACCGGGCTGTCCCGCGACGAGTTGGCCGGGATCGCCGCGGACCTCGGCTCCGACGTGCCCTTCCTGATCTACGGCGGCACTGCGCTGGGCACCGGCCGGGGCGAGGCGATCAGTCCCGTGCTGGCCCGCCCCACCTCCTGGCACTGGGTGGTGGCGATCGCCGACGGCGGCCTCAGCACCCCGGCCGCGTACCGCGAGTTGGATCGGCTCCGCGACGCCGGGACCGCTGGTGCCCCGCTGGGCAGCACTGACGCCCTGCTGGGTGCGTTGCGCCAGCGTGACCCCCGGGTGCTCGCCCGGACGCTCGGCAACGACCTCCAGGACGCCGCGCTGGCCATGCGCCCGGCACTGGCCGACACGCTCAAGGCCGGGGAGGCGGCCGGCGCGCTTACCGGCATCGTCTCCGGCTCCGGGCCGACCTGCGTGTTCCTCGCCGCCGATGGGGCAGACGCGGAGCGGATCGCCGCCGAGTTGACGGCTGCGGGCGTGTGCCGGGAAGCCCGGATCGCTCATGGTCCGGTCGCCGGCGCTCGCGTCGGCTGACGGCGCGTCCCACCGGGCCCGCGGGCGCGCGGCGCGGGCATCCATGTCGTCCGCGTACCCTTGGGTCAGGCGTCCAGGTGCCCGCCGGCACCGGGACGCTTTGATCATGAAGGGTGGAACGTGGCGAACATCGTCAATCTGGACCGGGTGTCCAAGGGGTACGGCGCCGCCGGGCGGCTGCTCACGGACGTCTCGCTCGGCCTGGACGACGCCGACCGGATCGGCGTGGTCGGCCTCAACGGTGCCGGCAAGTCCACCCTGCTGCGGCTGCTCACCAAGCAGGAGGACCCCGACGACGGCCGGGTGACCCACCGCCGCGACCTGCGCGTGCTCTGGCTGCCGCAGCAGCTCACGCTCGCCCCCGACGCCACCGTCCGGGACGTGGTGCTCGGGACCGCCTGGCTCGCCGAGGGCATGGGCGCCGAGCACGAGTGGGCCGGCGACGCCGGGGTGCGTGCCATCCTCGACGGCCTCGGTATGCCGCACCTCGGCCTCGACCAGCCGGTCGGCCCGATGTCCGGTGGCGAACGGCGGAGGGTGGCGCTCGCCGCGCTGCTCGTCCGCGACTCCGACCTGCTCATCCTCGACGAGCCCACCAACCACCTCGACGTCGGCGGTGTCGACTGGTTGGCCCGGCACCTGGTCGGCCGCAAGGGTGCCCTGGTCGTGGTCACCCACGACCGGTGGTTCCTGGACGCGGTCTGCACCAACACCTGGGAGGTCGCCGACCAGACCGTCCGCGCCTACGAGGGTGGGTTCGCCGCCTGGACCCTCGCCCGTGCCGAGCGCGAACGCGTCGCCGCCGCCACCGAGGCCCGCCGGCAGAACCTGCTCCGCAAGGAGATCGCCTGGCTGCGCCGTGGCCCGCCCGCCCGGACCTCCAAGCCCCAGTTCCGCATCGACGCCGCGAACGCGTTGATCGCCGACGTGCCGCCGGCGCGCGACACCATGTCCCTGCAGCGCATGGCCACCTCACGGCTCGGCAAGCAGGTGTACGACCTGGAGAACGTCGAGCTGCACGCCGGCCCCAAGGAGATCCTGCGCGACGTCACCTGGCTGGTCGGCCCCGGCGACCGGATCGCCATCCTCGGTGCCAACGGCGCCGGCAAGACCACGCTGCTGCGGATGCTGGCCGGCATCACCCGCCCCGACGGTGGCCGCCTTGGCACCGGCTCCACCGTGCGGCCCGCATTCCTCTCCCAGGAGCTCACCGAGCTGCCCGGGCACCTGCGAGTGCTCGAAGCCGTCGAGGAGGTCGCCCGCCGGGTGCAGCTCGGCGACCGGGAGGTCTCGGCCGCGCAGCTCGCCGAGGTGTTCGGCTTCGACGACCGCCGACTCTGGACCCCGGTCAGTGACCTCTCCGGTGGGGAACGCCGCCGGTTGCAGATGCTGCGGCTGCTCGCCGGCGAGCCCAACGTGCTGCTCTTCGACGAGCCCACCAACGACCTGGACACCGACACCCTCGCCGCGCTGGAGGACCTGCTCGACTCGTGGCCCGGCACGATCATCGTGGCGAGCCACGACCGGTACCTGATCGAGCGGGTCACCGACACGGCGTACGGGATGTTCGGCGACGGCCGGCTGGTGCACCTGCCGGGCGGTGTGGATGAGTACCTCGCCCGTACTGCCGAGCGGTCCGGCTTTTCGCGGGCGGCCGTCACGTCGGGATCCGCGCCGGCTGCTTCCTCGGGAGGCGGCATGTCCGCCGCCGAGGTCCGCCAGGCACGCAAGGAGTTGACCCGGCTGGAACGGCAGCTCAGCAAGCTCGACCAGCGCGAGACGACGCTGCTGGATCAGCTCGCGGCGGACGCCACCGACTATGCCCGGGTCGCCGAGTTGGACACCCAGCTCAAGGATCTGCGCGCCGAGCGGGAGCGGATCGAGGAGACCTGGATGACGCTCGCCGAGGAGCTTCCCGAGAGCTGACCGGGCCGGACGCGCCAGCCCGGGGGCCGTGTGCGGCGTCACACCGCCACATGCGGGACAATCGTCGGCGACACCTCACCCCACGGCGTTGGAGACTCAGACATGGCCCACACCCCCGTCAACCACCCCGCGCGGCCGATCTACCGGGCGATCGGCGGGCTGACCGGTCTGTACCTGGTGGTCTTCGGTGTGCTCGGCATCATCACGAGCGCCGGCAACGAGATCTTCGCCCAGGACGACACCCAGGTCCTCGGTCAGGGCACCAACCTCGGCTTCTCGCTGCTCACCGTCCTGCTCGGGATCGTCGTGCTGATCGGCACCGCGCTCGGCCGCAACATCGACGTGGCGATCAACCAGTGGCTTGCGTACGCCCTGATGGTGGTCAGCCTGGCCGGTCTCGCGTTCATCCGGACCGACGCCAACTTCTTCAACTTCAGCATCACTACGGTGATCGGCGTGATGGCGGCCGCCCTGGTGCTGCTCATGGCCGGCATGTACGGCAAGGTCGGGTCGGACGAGGAGGCGGAGGCGTTCCAGAAGGCTCGTCTCGTTCTCTGATCCTTGGTTGCGGCGGTGGTTTTCGCCGGAGCCCGAGCTGCTCCGGGCGGTCAGGCTTGATCCCTGCGCAGCTCGGGCTCCGGCGAAAACCTGACTCGGTCCAGCCTTCGGCGGACCCTTTCCGGCTTTGTGGTTCCTCGGACAGATGGTTCTGTATTGGGTGACAATCCTCCTGAAACGGTCACTTCAGGGGGTCTGGGTATGCCGCACTTTCCGGTTAACCATCCGGCACGGCCGCTCTACCGGGTCCTCTCCGGCCTGATCGGCGTCTACATCCTGATCTTTGGCGTCTGGGGCATCGCCGAGACGATCGGCAACCCGCTCTTCGACCGAAGCAGCACCTGGGCCCTCGGGCTCCGCACCAACCTGGCCTTCTCGCTGGCCTCGGTGGTCTTCGGAATCGTCCTGATCATCGGAGCTTCGCGGCGCACCAACCTCGGCCACTACATGAACCTCACCGCCGGGGTGGTGTTCCTGGTTACCAGCATCCTGATGATGTCCGTGCTGCAGACCGACGCGAACTTCCTCAACTTCTCGATGTCGACCGTGATCGTGTCGATGCTGTTCGGCCTGATCCTGCTCGGCACCGGCCTCTACGACAAGGTCGGCCCACCGGAACACGCCGAGGCGGAACGGGAGCACCGCAAACATCCGGTGGCCGAGGTGCACCGCCGCTGACCCTCGGTCAGCGACGTCGGGCGGTGATCAAGGTCGGCTTCGCCTCCAGGTGCGACAACCCGTTCCACGCCAGGTTGACGAGGTGCGCCGCCACCGTCTCCTTGCGCGGCTTGCGCACCTCCAGCCACCAGCGACCGGTCAGTGCCACCATGCCGACCAGCGCCTGCGAGTACAGCTCGGCGAGCTTCGGGTCGTACCCCCGGCTCTTGAACTCGGCGCCCAGAATGTGCTCGACCTGGTGCGCCACGTCGTTCATCACGCTGCTGAAGGTGGCCGTGCCGGACATCAACGGCGACTCGCGGACCAGCACCCGGAAACCGCTGGTCTCCTCTTCGATGTAGCCCAGCAGGGCCAGGGCCGCCTGCTCCAGCAGCTCCCGTGGATGCCCGGCGGTCAACGCCGTGGTGATCCGGTCCAGCAGGGCGCGGACCTCCCGGTCCACCACCACCGCGTAGAGCCCTTCCTTGCCGCCGAAGTGCTCGTACACCACCGGCTTGGAGACCTTGGCGCGGGCCGCAACCTCCTCGATGGAGGTGGCGTCGAAACCGCGCTCGGCGAAGAGCTGCCGCCCGGTCGCGATCAACTGCTCGCGTCGCTGAGCCGCCGACATGCGGACCCGGGAGGTGGGTTTGGGTTTGGGCGCCGAGGCCGGCGACGTCGTCCGCCGGCCGCCGGCACCGTCACCGTCAGTGACCTCAGGCATGTCGCCGCCTCGCTGGCGCTCGGTGACGCCCTGCCGTGGAATGGTGCCTCCGCTGTGCCCGTTCACGTCGTCGCCTCACTGGCGGGCGGTTCGACCGCCCTGCCACGCCGTCCGACCGTACCCGGATCGGGCCCGGCCCCCCGTGCGCCGAGCCGTCCGGTCCCCCCGCGTGGCTCGATCATCCGGCCATCCTGCCAGGCGACCTCCCGGTGCACCGCCCGGTTTACCGGGGTGCGACCGGCTTCACCAGCTTGGCGGCGAGTCGCTCGGGCTTCGGCCAGCGCACCTGCGTCGCCGCGCCGACCTTCTCGAACAACCAGATCACCCGGGCGGAGATGTCCACCTGGCCGCGCAGCACACCGTGCCGGGCGCTGGTGGGGTCGGCGTGGTGCAGGTTGTGCCAGCTCTCGCCGAACGACAGGATCGCCAGCGGCCAGAAGTTCGATGCGCGGTCGCCCTGGCGCATCGCGAACGGACGCTCGCCGTAGACGTGGCAGACCGAGTTGATCGCCCAGGTGACGTGGTGCAGCAGGCCGATCCGGACCAGGCCCGCCCAGAAGAACGCGGTCAGCGCGCCCTGCCAGGACCAGGACACCAGGCCGCCGATCAGTGCCGGGCCGAGCAGTGAGATGGCCACTATCGCTGGGAAGAGTCGATCGACCCGGCTGATGTCCCGGTCGGCGATGAGGTCGGGTGCGAAACGCTCCCGGTTGGACAGTTCCCGGCGGAACAGCCAGCCCACGTGGGCGTGGAACAGGCCCCTGGTCAAGGCCCAGAAGCTGGTGCCGAAGCGCCACGGCGAGTGCGGGTCACCCTCCAGGTCGGAGAAGGCGTGGTGCCGCCGGTGGTCGGCGACCCACTGGATGATCTCGCCCTGCACGGCCAGCGAACCCGCCACCGCCAGCGTCACCCGCAGCCACCGCTTGGCCTTGAACGAGCCGTGCGTGAAGTAGCGGTGGAAGCCGACCGTGATGCCGAGTCCCGAGACGACGTACCAGACCAGGCCGATGACCACGTCGGTCCAGCCCAGCCAGCCGCCCCATGCCACCGGCACGGCGATCAGCAGAGCGACGAAGGGGATCACCACGAAACCCCAGAGGGCGGCCAGGATGCCGGGGGACTGGCTGCCGTCGGTGAGTGGTTTGGGGCCGGATCCAGCGGGGGTGGGATCGAGCAGAGCAGTGGACATGGGACCTCGCAGGGGGACGATTACGATCACGAAGCTACGCCTACGTCACCGTAACTTACGGCACCGTAGATCGCACGGGGAAGTTTCGAATTACCCTCGCGTAACTGCTTAAATCCGCAGGTCAGGACAGTATTGTCGGTGGAT
The nucleotide sequence above comes from Micromonospora luteifusca. Encoded proteins:
- a CDS encoding TatD family hydrolase, which produces MLSLMSEPTESRRERAARRAGEFPPAPEPLPRPVLDSHTHLDITVSEAGVPGGPTDDPVAVAITLATKVGVDRLVQVGVDVASSQWGADIADRYPAVLATVALHPNEAPRLDDLDEALREIESLAARDRVRGIGETGMDFFRTGDEGRAAQEESFRSHIAIAKRYGKTLVIHDRDAHSDVLRVLDDEGAPERVVLHCFSGDADFARECVRRGYLLSFAGTVTFGSATALREAAALTPMDQILVETDAPYLTPTPHRGRPNASYLIPVTVRALAATTGSDLDELCAAISANGDRAFGPW
- the rsmA gene encoding 16S rRNA (adenine(1518)-N(6)/adenine(1519)-N(6))-dimethyltransferase RsmA; its protein translation is MTGLLGPAEIRELAARLGVAPTKKLGQNFVHDPNTVRRIVNAAGLTPDDVALEVGPGLGSLTLGLLPVAGHVHAVEIDPVLAGALPETAARHAGADAGRLTVHRADALRIDAAELADPPPTALVANLPYNVAVPVVLHLLAVLPTLRHGLVMVQKEVADRLVAGPGSKVYGIPSVKLAWYAQARGAGRVPPNVFWPVPNVDSGLVAFTCREPPRADVPREEVFAVVDAAFAQRRKTLRAALAGWAGGPDRAAAALTAAGVDPGARGEALTVEQFTAIAASAPVGTRAAK
- a CDS encoding 4-(cytidine 5'-diphospho)-2-C-methyl-D-erythritol kinase translates to MTEAWRPDGEDERRGAIGPVKVRVPAKVNLHLGVGPLRRDGYHELNTVYHAISIYDELTARRGDTLALTMEGEGTGELALDDTNLVIRAAHALAGYAGVLPHARLHLRKQIPLAGGLAGGSADAAATLVACDALWGTGLSRDELAGIAADLGSDVPFLIYGGTALGTGRGEAISPVLARPTSWHWVVAIADGGLSTPAAYRELDRLRDAGTAGAPLGSTDALLGALRQRDPRVLARTLGNDLQDAALAMRPALADTLKAGEAAGALTGIVSGSGPTCVFLAADGADAERIAAELTAAGVCREARIAHGPVAGARVG
- a CDS encoding ABC-F family ATP-binding cassette domain-containing protein; this encodes MANIVNLDRVSKGYGAAGRLLTDVSLGLDDADRIGVVGLNGAGKSTLLRLLTKQEDPDDGRVTHRRDLRVLWLPQQLTLAPDATVRDVVLGTAWLAEGMGAEHEWAGDAGVRAILDGLGMPHLGLDQPVGPMSGGERRRVALAALLVRDSDLLILDEPTNHLDVGGVDWLARHLVGRKGALVVVTHDRWFLDAVCTNTWEVADQTVRAYEGGFAAWTLARAERERVAAATEARRQNLLRKEIAWLRRGPPARTSKPQFRIDAANALIADVPPARDTMSLQRMATSRLGKQVYDLENVELHAGPKEILRDVTWLVGPGDRIAILGANGAGKTTLLRMLAGITRPDGGRLGTGSTVRPAFLSQELTELPGHLRVLEAVEEVARRVQLGDREVSAAQLAEVFGFDDRRLWTPVSDLSGGERRRLQMLRLLAGEPNVLLFDEPTNDLDTDTLAALEDLLDSWPGTIIVASHDRYLIERVTDTAYGMFGDGRLVHLPGGVDEYLARTAERSGFSRAAVTSGSAPAASSGGGMSAAEVRQARKELTRLERQLSKLDQRETTLLDQLAADATDYARVAELDTQLKDLRAERERIEETWMTLAEELPES
- a CDS encoding DUF4383 domain-containing protein — its product is MAHTPVNHPARPIYRAIGGLTGLYLVVFGVLGIITSAGNEIFAQDDTQVLGQGTNLGFSLLTVLLGIVVLIGTALGRNIDVAINQWLAYALMVVSLAGLAFIRTDANFFNFSITTVIGVMAAALVLLMAGMYGKVGSDEEAEAFQKARLVL
- a CDS encoding DUF4383 domain-containing protein, producing the protein MPHFPVNHPARPLYRVLSGLIGVYILIFGVWGIAETIGNPLFDRSSTWALGLRTNLAFSLASVVFGIVLIIGASRRTNLGHYMNLTAGVVFLVTSILMMSVLQTDANFLNFSMSTVIVSMLFGLILLGTGLYDKVGPPEHAEAEREHRKHPVAEVHRR
- a CDS encoding TetR/AcrR family transcriptional regulator, with protein sequence MPEVTDGDGAGGRRTTSPASAPKPKPTSRVRMSAAQRREQLIATGRQLFAERGFDATSIEEVAARAKVSKPVVYEHFGGKEGLYAVVVDREVRALLDRITTALTAGHPRELLEQAALALLGYIEEETSGFRVLVRESPLMSGTATFSSVMNDVAHQVEHILGAEFKSRGYDPKLAELYSQALVGMVALTGRWWLEVRKPRKETVAAHLVNLAWNGLSHLEAKPTLITARRR
- a CDS encoding acyl-CoA desaturase, which translates into the protein MSTALLDPTPAGSGPKPLTDGSQSPGILAALWGFVVIPFVALLIAVPVAWGGWLGWTDVVIGLVWYVVSGLGITVGFHRYFTHGSFKAKRWLRVTLAVAGSLAVQGEIIQWVADHRRHHAFSDLEGDPHSPWRFGTSFWALTRGLFHAHVGWLFRRELSNRERFAPDLIADRDISRVDRLFPAIVAISLLGPALIGGLVSWSWQGALTAFFWAGLVRIGLLHHVTWAINSVCHVYGERPFAMRQGDRASNFWPLAILSFGESWHNLHHADPTSARHGVLRGQVDISARVIWLFEKVGAATQVRWPKPERLAAKLVKPVAPR